The Iamia majanohamensis genome window below encodes:
- a CDS encoding YceI family protein: MTKVKSFWRKHPIAIVASTVLLACLAGAGWVGASMFRLDPVTVDWDVPEAPELTAGPGQTLYRIDPSRSTATYEVEEILAGVGSTATGETQGIAGDILVDEDDPAASEVGDIVINVEQLTSDESLRDERLRQDYLSSDQYPLVTFATREVEGIPDAIEDGTAYDVTLLGELTIKETTREVEVAGTVTRDDGELHVVADAHILLSDFDAGPISITGLVRSGDDADLHLDLVAPEADQLRIDEQESDQVEYQVATAEDPQFSATVQPVLESSCASCHEPGGSGSGTWELATAGDAARVASGIGLAVESGYMPPWLASEEGVDLQHSPRLTDEEVAAITEWADAGGPLDVDPETRVEATETDGPELRTDVELTLPEPYTGTVEKENDYRCFTLDPGLTEPAAVTGYQFLPDQLPIVHHALVYRVRTDSDEALAEAEARDDDPGWECFGGINVSGSGLSASGMGGSDLLMGWAPGQPPSLFPEGTGMKLEPGDKLVVQMHYHLDEDPPPDQSSLAMQMSDVDPAELDDIEVSTYLAPAEIPCLPEDQEAPRCDRDAEMEALREQYGPAGPIIANGLHAVCGTTPEEISHLDEDGIARTSCDHGVSSTGEVLAVLGHMHEIGSTFRMTLNPDTPEEKVLLDIPRWDFDWQFNYALDEDITLEEGDVIRVECSWDRALVDPTDEPHHISWAEGTEDEMCYSTLATRAPG; encoded by the coding sequence ATGACCAAGGTGAAGTCGTTCTGGCGCAAGCACCCGATCGCCATCGTGGCGTCGACGGTGCTGCTCGCCTGCCTGGCCGGCGCGGGGTGGGTGGGGGCGTCGATGTTCCGCCTCGACCCCGTCACCGTCGACTGGGACGTGCCCGAGGCCCCCGAGCTCACCGCCGGGCCGGGCCAGACGCTCTACCGCATCGACCCCTCCCGCTCCACCGCCACCTATGAGGTGGAGGAGATCCTCGCCGGGGTGGGCAGCACCGCCACCGGTGAGACCCAGGGCATCGCGGGCGACATCCTCGTCGACGAGGACGACCCCGCGGCCAGCGAGGTGGGCGACATCGTCATCAACGTCGAGCAGCTGACCTCCGACGAGTCGCTGCGCGACGAGCGCCTCCGCCAGGACTACCTGAGCTCCGACCAGTACCCGCTGGTCACGTTCGCGACCCGCGAGGTGGAGGGCATCCCCGACGCCATCGAGGACGGCACCGCCTACGACGTCACCCTCCTCGGCGAGCTGACCATCAAGGAGACCACCCGCGAGGTCGAGGTCGCCGGCACCGTCACCCGCGACGACGGCGAGCTGCACGTGGTGGCCGACGCCCACATCCTCCTGTCGGACTTCGACGCCGGCCCCATCAGCATCACCGGCCTGGTGAGGTCGGGCGACGACGCCGACCTGCACCTCGACCTGGTGGCCCCCGAGGCCGACCAGCTGCGCATCGACGAGCAGGAGTCCGACCAGGTCGAGTACCAGGTGGCCACCGCCGAGGACCCGCAGTTCTCCGCCACCGTCCAGCCCGTGCTCGAGAGCAGCTGCGCCTCGTGCCACGAGCCCGGCGGCTCCGGCTCGGGCACCTGGGAGCTGGCCACCGCCGGCGACGCGGCCCGGGTCGCGTCCGGCATCGGCCTCGCCGTGGAGTCCGGCTACATGCCGCCCTGGCTGGCCTCCGAGGAGGGCGTGGACCTCCAGCACTCCCCCCGCCTCACCGACGAGGAGGTGGCCGCCATCACCGAGTGGGCCGACGCCGGCGGGCCCCTCGACGTCGACCCCGAGACGCGGGTCGAGGCGACCGAGACCGACGGACCCGAGCTCCGCACCGACGTCGAGCTCACCCTCCCCGAGCCCTACACCGGCACGGTGGAGAAGGAGAACGACTACCGCTGCTTCACCCTCGACCCCGGGCTCACCGAGCCGGCGGCCGTCACCGGCTACCAGTTCCTCCCCGACCAGCTCCCGATCGTGCACCACGCCCTCGTCTACCGGGTGCGGACCGACTCCGACGAGGCCCTGGCCGAGGCCGAGGCCCGCGACGACGACCCGGGCTGGGAGTGCTTCGGCGGCATCAACGTGAGCGGCAGCGGCCTGTCGGCCTCCGGCATGGGCGGCTCCGACCTGCTCATGGGCTGGGCCCCCGGCCAGCCCCCGTCGCTCTTCCCCGAGGGCACCGGCATGAAGCTGGAGCCGGGCGACAAGCTGGTGGTGCAGATGCACTACCACCTCGACGAGGACCCGCCGCCGGACCAGTCGTCGCTCGCCATGCAGATGTCCGACGTCGACCCCGCGGAGCTCGACGACATCGAGGTCTCCACCTACCTGGCGCCGGCCGAGATCCCGTGCCTGCCCGAGGACCAGGAGGCGCCGCGCTGCGACCGCGACGCCGAGATGGAGGCCCTGCGCGAGCAGTACGGCCCGGCCGGGCCGATCATCGCCAACGGCCTCCACGCCGTCTGCGGCACCACCCCCGAGGAGATCTCCCACCTCGACGAGGACGGCATCGCCCGCACCTCCTGCGACCACGGCGTGAGCAGCACCGGGGAGGTCCTCGCCGTGCTCGGCCACATGCACGAGATCGGCAGCACGTTCCGGATGACGCTCAACCCGGACACGCCGGAGGAGAAGGTGCTGCTCGACATCCCCCGCTGGGACTTCGACTGGCAGTTCAACTACGCCCTCGACGAGGACATCACCCTCGAGGAGGGCGACGTCATCCGGGTCGAGTGCTCGTGGGACCGCGCCCTCGTCGACCCGACCGACGAACCGCACCACATCAGCTGGGCCGAGGGCACCGAGGACGAGATGTGCTACTCGACCCTCGCCACCCGCGCCCCCGGGTGA
- a CDS encoding ABC transporter permease: MSTTATPSPTTAPEPTPADVGVPAVRPQGGAGLGTTALATARRTVLQFFRTPQLLLMGTVQGALFLFMFRYVFGGAISTGGELSYVDFLVPGFLVTVILWTGMGAAAGVAEDSATGVYDRMRSLPIPRAAVMVGRSLADITLVGWGMLVTGALGFVLGFRAHGGIGPTILAFVLMLVAGYAFTWVFITIGLVSGNAQAAQGMSMLVIPFSFISSANVPIQSMPGWMQPFAANQPITVIINAVRSLMQGGTEVVGIGHTTAYWVVLSLVWTAAILVVFGALATARFARTT; encoded by the coding sequence ATGTCCACCACCGCCACCCCCTCCCCCACCACCGCCCCCGAGCCCACGCCCGCCGACGTCGGCGTCCCCGCCGTGCGCCCCCAGGGCGGCGCCGGCCTGGGCACCACGGCCCTGGCCACCGCCCGCCGCACCGTGTTGCAGTTCTTCCGCACCCCGCAGCTGCTGCTCATGGGCACCGTGCAGGGCGCCCTGTTCCTGTTCATGTTCCGCTACGTGTTCGGCGGGGCCATCAGCACCGGTGGCGAGCTCAGCTACGTCGACTTCCTGGTGCCGGGCTTCCTCGTCACGGTGATCCTGTGGACCGGGATGGGCGCCGCCGCGGGCGTGGCCGAGGACTCGGCCACCGGCGTCTACGACCGCATGCGGTCCCTGCCCATCCCCCGTGCTGCAGTGATGGTGGGCCGGTCGCTGGCCGACATCACCCTGGTGGGCTGGGGGATGCTCGTCACCGGCGCCCTCGGCTTCGTGCTCGGCTTCCGCGCCCACGGCGGCATCGGCCCCACGATCCTGGCCTTCGTCCTCATGCTGGTGGCCGGCTACGCCTTCACCTGGGTGTTCATCACCATCGGGCTGGTGTCGGGCAACGCCCAGGCCGCCCAGGGGATGTCCATGCTGGTGATCCCGTTCTCGTTCATCTCCAGCGCCAACGTGCCCATCCAGAGCATGCCCGGGTGGATGCAGCCCTTCGCCGCCAACCAGCCCATCACCGTCATCATCAACGCGGTGCGGTCGCTGATGCAGGGCGGGACCGAGGTGGTCGGCATCGGCCACACCACCGCCTACTGGGTGGTGCTCAGCCTGGTGTGGACCGCCGCCATCCTGGTCGTCTTCGGCGCCCTGGCCACCGCCCGCTTCGCCCGCACGACCTGA
- a CDS encoding YoaK family protein encodes MGTGDGQAAAADDPWSGDPPDTLALVVLMVVAGGLDATAFLHLGGAFLSNQTGNVLLLGISVTRDSTIDTGASAAALAGFIVGAAGLGRWRQARRARGRTLRPALVMGVEGVVIGAVALVQGVAQVPAALLTAPLALAMGLQAALARRLGVSYLTGGYVTGSTTTSAMRSPLGDDTDHWWWHGAVPLLAVVGGAAAAAGLSRVSVAGTLALLALGTVAAAALTHLRAGAAPPV; translated from the coding sequence GTGGGCACGGGGGACGGCCAGGCCGCGGCGGCGGACGACCCGTGGTCCGGCGACCCGCCCGACACCCTGGCCCTCGTCGTGCTCATGGTCGTGGCCGGCGGGCTCGACGCCACCGCCTTCCTCCACCTCGGCGGGGCCTTCCTCAGCAACCAGACCGGCAACGTGCTGCTGCTCGGGATCTCGGTGACCCGGGACTCGACCATCGACACCGGGGCGTCGGCCGCCGCCCTGGCGGGCTTCATCGTCGGGGCCGCGGGGCTGGGCCGGTGGCGCCAGGCCCGCCGGGCCCGGGGGCGCACGCTGCGCCCGGCCCTGGTGATGGGCGTCGAGGGCGTGGTCATCGGCGCCGTGGCCCTCGTCCAGGGCGTGGCCCAGGTGCCCGCCGCCCTCCTCACCGCGCCCCTGGCCCTGGCCATGGGCCTGCAGGCCGCCCTGGCCCGGCGGCTCGGCGTGTCCTACCTGACCGGGGGCTACGTCACCGGCTCGACCACGACCTCGGCCATGCGCTCCCCCCTCGGCGACGACACCGACCACTGGTGGTGGCACGGGGCCGTCCCGCTGCTCGCCGTGGTCGGCGGGGCCGCCGCCGCGGCCGGCCTCAGCCGGGTGAGCGTGGCCGGCACCCTCGCCCTGCTGGCCCTGGGCACCGTCGCCGCCGCCGCCCTCACCCACCTCCGCGCCGGCGCCGCCCCTCCCGTCTGA
- a CDS encoding ACT domain-containing protein → MPGGADLDQLLAALDPWLDPTVLVYVRVPPGDEVPGGRAFARVEEREGTTLVVAADDAERQGLEPVFRCRRLELRVASDLGAVGLTAAVAGALAGAGIAANVVAAAVHDHVLVPDDRAEEALEVLRALSAAARA, encoded by the coding sequence ATGCCCGGCGGCGCGGACCTCGACCAGCTGCTGGCCGCCCTCGACCCGTGGCTGGACCCGACCGTGCTCGTCTACGTCCGGGTGCCGCCGGGCGACGAGGTGCCCGGCGGGCGCGCCTTCGCCCGGGTGGAGGAGCGGGAGGGGACCACGCTCGTGGTGGCCGCCGACGACGCCGAGCGGCAGGGCCTCGAGCCCGTCTTCCGCTGTCGGCGCCTGGAGCTGCGGGTCGCCTCCGACCTGGGCGCGGTGGGCCTCACCGCCGCGGTCGCGGGCGCGCTGGCCGGGGCCGGCATCGCCGCCAACGTGGTGGCCGCGGCCGTCCACGACCACGTGCTGGTGCCCGACGACCGGGCCGAGGAGGCCCTGGAGGTGCTGCGCGCCCTCTCGGCCGCGGCCCGGGCCTGA
- a CDS encoding WS/DGAT/MGAT family O-acyltransferase yields the protein MTGLDASFLYLETPSSHMHVASLMVLDPSEADEPVTLEKVKEVYGSRLHLAPPFRRRLVEVPFGLHHPLWIEDPDFDIDYHVRSTALPSPGSDAQLRTLVGRLVAQPLDRSRPLWEVWMIEGLEGGKVGCLSKVHHAAIDGASGNELTVAMLDLSPEIAEHPGGDDWEPDPVPSDIELLGYAATSLARQPVRVAKAGLRTTGAAFALRRRNRESPRLAPPSPFSAPRTELNVPITGRRSFGTTSLSLPAVKAVKKAAGCTVNDVVLALCAGSLRRYLAADGDLPDTPLVAMVPVSVRSDDERDSLGNRVTTTFTSLATDVDDPLARLQVIHDCMVDVKEQQQAIGADTLTDWAEFAAPAVAGRAAKLYSRVNVAGRHRPLFNVTISNVPGPPFSLYSIGAHMEAIYPIGPIADGVGPNMTVMSYRDSLDFGVLACPDVLPDVDRLTDGLHEALADLVEATGVSDDQVDALRSAT from the coding sequence TTGACCGGCCTCGACGCGTCGTTCCTCTACCTGGAGACGCCGTCGTCGCACATGCACGTCGCCAGCCTCATGGTCCTCGACCCCTCCGAGGCGGACGAGCCCGTGACCCTCGAGAAGGTGAAGGAGGTCTACGGGTCGCGCCTGCACCTGGCCCCCCCGTTCCGACGCCGCCTCGTCGAGGTGCCCTTCGGCCTGCACCACCCGCTCTGGATCGAGGACCCGGACTTCGACATCGACTACCACGTCCGCAGCACCGCCCTGCCGTCCCCGGGCAGCGACGCGCAGCTGCGGACCCTCGTCGGCCGCCTGGTGGCCCAGCCCCTCGACCGGTCCCGCCCCCTCTGGGAGGTCTGGATGATCGAGGGCCTCGAGGGCGGCAAGGTCGGGTGCCTGAGCAAGGTGCACCACGCCGCCATCGACGGCGCCTCCGGCAACGAGCTCACCGTGGCCATGCTCGACCTCAGCCCCGAGATCGCCGAGCACCCCGGGGGTGACGACTGGGAGCCCGACCCGGTGCCGAGCGACATCGAGCTGCTCGGCTACGCCGCCACCTCCCTCGCCCGCCAGCCCGTCCGGGTGGCCAAGGCGGGGCTCCGCACCACCGGTGCCGCCTTCGCCCTGCGCCGGCGCAACCGGGAGTCGCCCCGGCTGGCCCCGCCCTCGCCCTTCTCCGCGCCCCGCACCGAGCTCAACGTGCCCATCACCGGCCGTCGCAGCTTCGGCACCACGTCGCTCTCGCTGCCGGCGGTGAAGGCGGTCAAGAAGGCCGCCGGCTGCACCGTCAACGACGTGGTCCTGGCCCTCTGCGCCGGGTCGCTGCGCCGCTACCTGGCGGCCGACGGCGACCTGCCCGACACCCCCCTGGTCGCCATGGTGCCGGTGTCGGTCCGCTCCGACGACGAGCGCGACAGCCTGGGCAACCGGGTCACCACCACCTTCACCTCGCTGGCCACCGACGTCGACGACCCCCTGGCGCGCCTCCAGGTCATCCACGACTGCATGGTCGACGTGAAGGAGCAGCAGCAGGCCATCGGGGCCGACACCCTCACCGACTGGGCCGAGTTCGCGGCCCCCGCCGTCGCCGGGCGCGCCGCCAAGCTCTACAGCCGGGTCAACGTGGCCGGTCGCCACCGGCCGCTGTTCAACGTGACCATCTCCAACGTGCCCGGCCCGCCCTTCTCGCTGTACTCGATCGGGGCCCACATGGAGGCGATCTACCCCATCGGCCCCATCGCCGACGGCGTCGGGCCGAACATGACGGTGATGAGCTACCGCGACAGCCTCGACTTCGGGGTGCTGGCCTGCCCCGACGTCCTGCCCGACGTCGACCGCCTCACCGACGGGCTCCACGAGGCCCTCGCCGACCTGGTCGAGGCCACCGGCGTGTCCGACGACCAGGTCGATGCCCTCCGCAGCGCCACCTGA
- a CDS encoding LLM class flavin-dependent oxidoreductase: MDIGIGLPNSLIGVEGPELVTWARKAEERGFSVLGTIGRIAYDTHEELIALAAAAGATERIDLMPTVLVAPPRQAVLLAKQAATLDAISGGRFRLGIGIGGRDDDYLALGEEPTGKGDALEEVVATCRSVWAGETPEGAELPVGPTPPSPEIVLGGFSEPAFRRAGRIADAFVAGPIPPDAVAGARQVMAEEAEAAGRPAPRLYAATYVALGDDVREEADRNAGSYYAFAPDMAQMIKDNMLRTPEDVQGARDALAEVGVEELCLWPMAAGLDQVDRMADAAGL; this comes from the coding sequence ATGGACATCGGCATCGGACTGCCCAACTCGCTGATCGGGGTCGAGGGCCCCGAGCTGGTCACCTGGGCCCGCAAGGCCGAGGAGCGCGGCTTCTCGGTGCTCGGCACCATCGGCCGCATCGCCTACGACACCCACGAGGAGCTCATCGCCCTCGCCGCCGCCGCGGGCGCCACCGAGCGCATCGACCTCATGCCCACCGTCCTGGTCGCCCCGCCCCGCCAGGCCGTGCTCCTGGCCAAGCAGGCCGCCACCCTCGACGCCATCTCCGGCGGGCGCTTCCGCCTGGGCATCGGCATCGGGGGCCGCGACGACGACTACCTGGCCCTGGGCGAGGAGCCCACCGGCAAGGGCGACGCCCTCGAGGAGGTCGTCGCCACCTGCCGGTCCGTGTGGGCCGGCGAGACGCCCGAGGGGGCCGAGCTCCCCGTGGGCCCCACGCCGCCGTCGCCGGAGATCGTGCTCGGCGGGTTCTCCGAGCCCGCCTTCCGCCGGGCCGGCCGCATCGCGGATGCCTTCGTGGCCGGGCCCATCCCCCCCGACGCCGTCGCCGGCGCCCGCCAGGTCATGGCCGAGGAGGCCGAGGCCGCGGGCCGGCCCGCCCCCCGGCTCTACGCCGCCACCTACGTGGCCCTGGGCGACGACGTCCGGGAGGAGGCCGACCGCAACGCCGGCAGCTACTACGCCTTCGCGCCGGACATGGCCCAGATGATCAAGGACAACATGCTGCGCACCCCCGAGGACGTGCAGGGCGCCCGCGACGCCCTGGCCGAGGTCGGCGTCGAGGAGCTGTGCCTGTGGCCCATGGCCGCCGGGCTCGACCAGGTCGACCGCATGGCCGACGCCGCCGGGCTCTGA
- a CDS encoding ABC transporter substrate-binding protein produces the protein MTSLRPRRLRLLGLGVALALLATACGGGKGDGGTASGDDVGDPVRGGSVSYGLEAETGDGWCLQEAQLAISGIMVARSIYDTLTAPNAEGEYVPYLARSVDPNDDFTEWTITLRDGVTFHDGSDLTAEVVKNNLDAYRGQYEGRSPLLFVFVLDNIDTVEVTGDLEVTVTTKVPWVAFPAFLFSSGRLGISGQAQLDDAERCDSNLIGTGPFELQSWEKGRELIAEKNPDYWQEAPDGQPYPYLDELRFTPIVEAEQRVNALESGEIDLMHTSQAQAFLTLDDLAEEGIVDNRDSEDYAEVAFLQINTSKPPFDDVRIRRAMAMSIDRQDYREVITRGLFTMASGPYGPGSVGYLEDAGYPTQDLDGARALVAEYEAEKGPLPPITLQDTPDAGARETAVYYQQAFAEIGIDIELATVQQDKQIDNAISGEYDLTGFRNYPGGDPDELTVWFKSTSPANFSRIDDPEIDRLLDEGRSEPDPDARAAIYEEINRRFGSEAYSLWANWTTWRVSAQPTVHGYTLDTLPKLPDGSDPFPGLATGHPTQGLWVTSS, from the coding sequence ATGACCAGCCTGCGCCCCCGTCGCCTCCGCCTGCTCGGCCTGGGCGTCGCCCTCGCCCTGCTCGCCACCGCCTGTGGCGGCGGCAAGGGCGACGGCGGCACCGCGTCGGGCGACGACGTGGGCGACCCGGTCCGGGGCGGGTCGGTGTCCTACGGGCTGGAGGCCGAGACCGGCGACGGCTGGTGCCTCCAGGAGGCGCAGCTGGCCATCTCCGGGATCATGGTCGCCCGCAGCATCTACGACACGCTCACCGCCCCCAACGCCGAGGGCGAGTACGTGCCCTACCTGGCCCGGTCGGTCGACCCCAACGACGACTTCACCGAGTGGACCATCACCCTGCGCGACGGCGTGACGTTCCACGACGGCTCGGACCTCACCGCCGAGGTGGTCAAGAACAACCTCGACGCCTACCGCGGCCAGTACGAGGGGCGCAGCCCCCTCCTGTTCGTGTTCGTGCTCGACAACATCGACACCGTCGAGGTCACCGGCGACCTCGAGGTCACCGTCACCACCAAGGTCCCCTGGGTCGCCTTCCCCGCCTTCCTGTTCTCCAGCGGGCGCCTCGGCATCAGCGGCCAGGCCCAGCTCGACGACGCCGAGCGCTGCGACAGCAACCTCATCGGCACCGGCCCGTTCGAGCTCCAGAGCTGGGAGAAGGGCCGGGAGCTCATCGCCGAGAAGAACCCGGACTACTGGCAGGAGGCGCCCGACGGCCAGCCCTACCCGTACCTCGACGAGCTCCGCTTCACCCCCATCGTCGAGGCCGAGCAGCGGGTCAACGCCCTCGAGTCGGGCGAGATCGACCTCATGCACACCTCGCAGGCCCAGGCCTTCCTCACCCTCGACGACCTGGCCGAGGAGGGCATCGTCGACAACCGCGACTCGGAGGACTACGCCGAGGTCGCGTTCCTGCAGATCAACACGTCCAAGCCGCCCTTCGACGACGTCCGCATCCGGCGGGCCATGGCCATGTCGATCGACCGCCAGGACTACCGCGAGGTCATCACCCGGGGCCTGTTCACCATGGCGTCGGGCCCCTACGGGCCCGGGTCGGTGGGCTACCTCGAGGACGCCGGCTACCCCACCCAGGACCTCGACGGGGCCAGGGCCCTGGTCGCCGAGTACGAGGCCGAGAAGGGCCCGCTCCCCCCGATCACCCTCCAGGACACGCCCGACGCCGGCGCCCGCGAGACGGCGGTCTACTACCAGCAGGCGTTCGCCGAGATCGGCATCGACATCGAGCTGGCCACCGTCCAGCAGGACAAGCAGATCGACAACGCCATCAGCGGCGAGTACGACCTGACCGGCTTCCGCAACTACCCGGGCGGCGACCCCGACGAGCTCACGGTGTGGTTCAAGAGCACCTCGCCGGCGAACTTCAGCCGCATCGACGACCCCGAGATCGACCGCCTCCTCGACGAGGGCCGCTCCGAGCCCGACCCCGACGCCCGGGCCGCCATCTACGAGGAGATCAACCGGCGCTTCGGCAGCGAGGCCTACAGCCTGTGGGCCAACTGGACGACCTGGCGGGTGTCGGCCCAGCCCACCGTGCACGGCTACACCCTCGACACCCTGCCCAAGCTCCCCGACGGCAGCGACCCGTTCCCGGGCCTGGCCACCGGCCACCCCACCCAGGGGCTGTGGGTGACGTCGTCCTGA
- a CDS encoding SDR family oxidoreductase produces MGWEPDRDALRGRVAVVAGATRGAGRGIAVALGEVGATVVCTGRSSRTGTLRSDYDRPETVEETAEQVTAAGGTGVAEVVDHLDPDQVAALAGRVGAAHGRIDVLVNDIWGAEVLKGGPDRWDTPVWEHDLDDGLRILRLAIDTHLITSHHLLPLLVARPGGVLVEVTDGTTAYNATHYRISAYYDLAKVTVNRLAWSQGHELAPHGATAVAVTPGWMRSEIMLEAFGTAEDTWRDAVDPPDGSAPTAPPGFADSESPRFVGRGIAALAADPGRARWNQASVTAGELARTYHVSDVDGRRPDAWAAMADEEATGASG; encoded by the coding sequence ATGGGCTGGGAGCCGGACCGGGACGCACTGCGAGGACGGGTGGCGGTGGTCGCCGGCGCCACCCGTGGGGCGGGCCGGGGCATCGCGGTGGCCCTCGGGGAGGTGGGCGCCACCGTCGTGTGCACCGGGCGCAGCAGCCGCACCGGCACCCTGCGCTCCGACTACGACCGGCCCGAGACCGTCGAGGAGACGGCCGAGCAGGTGACCGCGGCCGGCGGCACCGGGGTGGCCGAGGTCGTCGACCACCTCGACCCGGACCAGGTGGCCGCGCTGGCCGGGCGGGTCGGCGCCGCCCACGGGCGCATCGACGTGCTGGTCAACGACATCTGGGGGGCCGAGGTCCTGAAGGGCGGGCCCGACCGCTGGGACACCCCGGTGTGGGAGCACGACCTCGACGACGGGCTCCGCATCCTGCGCCTGGCGATCGACACCCACCTGATCACCTCCCACCACCTGCTCCCGCTGCTCGTGGCCCGGCCCGGCGGGGTGCTGGTCGAGGTCACCGACGGCACCACCGCCTACAACGCCACCCACTACCGGATCTCGGCCTACTACGACCTGGCCAAGGTGACCGTGAACCGCCTGGCCTGGTCCCAGGGCCACGAGCTGGCGCCCCACGGGGCGACGGCGGTGGCGGTCACGCCCGGGTGGATGCGCTCGGAGATCATGCTGGAGGCGTTCGGGACCGCCGAGGACACCTGGCGCGACGCCGTCGACCCGCCCGACGGGTCGGCCCCGACCGCCCCTCCCGGCTTCGCCGACTCCGAGTCGCCCCGCTTCGTCGGCCGGGGCATCGCCGCCCTGGCCGCGGACCCGGGCCGGGCCCGGTGGAACCAGGCCTCGGTCACCGCCGGGGAGCTGGCCCGCACCTACCACGTGTCCGACGTCGACGGCCGCCGCCCCGATGCCTGGGCGGCCATGGCCGACGAGGAGGCCACCGGCGCCTCCGGCTGA
- a CDS encoding ATP-binding cassette domain-containing protein — translation MATIIEAQGLTKHYGDVHALDGLDLTAESGRVTALLGPNGAGKTTFISAVATLLRPTSGTLRVAGIDVARDPRAVRQVIGLAGQSASVEPAMTGRENLEMVARLFGLGRREARTESGAVLERLGLADAGDRLVRTYSGGMRRRLDLGASLVGRPQLLLLDEPTTGLDPRSRMELWDAIRGLVSGGTDVLLTTQYLEEADQLARDIVIVDHGRVIAAGTPDELKGRAGNDVLEVRPRHATDLDAVADVLAAVGSEAPRTDTDLQRVTVPIEGGADELSSVVRVLDDRDLPVDDVGLRRPTLDEVFLALTGQPLDDADPSDPASTAA, via the coding sequence ATGGCCACCATCATCGAGGCCCAGGGCCTGACCAAGCACTACGGCGACGTCCACGCCCTCGACGGGCTCGACCTCACCGCCGAGTCGGGTCGGGTCACGGCCCTGCTCGGCCCCAACGGGGCGGGCAAGACGACCTTCATCAGCGCCGTGGCCACCCTCCTGCGGCCCACCTCCGGGACCCTGCGGGTGGCCGGCATCGACGTGGCCCGGGACCCGAGGGCCGTCCGCCAGGTGATCGGCCTGGCCGGCCAGTCGGCCTCGGTCGAGCCGGCCATGACGGGCCGGGAGAACCTGGAGATGGTCGCCCGGCTCTTCGGCCTCGGTCGGCGCGAGGCCCGCACCGAGAGCGGGGCCGTGCTGGAGCGCCTGGGCCTGGCCGACGCCGGCGACCGCCTCGTCCGCACCTACTCCGGCGGCATGCGCCGCCGCCTCGACCTGGGCGCCAGCCTGGTCGGCCGACCCCAGCTGCTGCTGCTCGACGAGCCGACCACCGGGCTCGACCCCCGCAGCCGCATGGAGCTGTGGGACGCCATCCGGGGCCTCGTCAGCGGGGGCACCGACGTCCTGCTCACCACCCAGTACCTGGAGGAGGCCGACCAGCTGGCCCGCGACATCGTGATCGTCGACCACGGGCGGGTCATCGCTGCGGGCACCCCCGACGAGCTGAAGGGCCGGGCCGGCAACGACGTGCTCGAGGTCCGCCCCCGCCACGCCACCGACCTGGACGCGGTGGCCGACGTGCTCGCCGCCGTCGGCAGCGAGGCGCCCCGCACCGACACCGACCTGCAACGGGTCACCGTCCCCATCGAGGGCGGCGCCGACGAGCTCTCCTCGGTGGTCCGCGTCCTCGACGACCGCGACCTCCCGGTCGACGACGTCGGGCTCCGGCGCCCGACCCTCGACGAGGTCTTCCTCGCCCTCACCGGCCAGCCCCTCGACGACGCCGACCCGTCCGACCCCGCCTCCACGGCCGCCTGA